In Oryctolagus cuniculus chromosome X, mOryCun1.1, whole genome shotgun sequence, a single window of DNA contains:
- the LOC103352008 gene encoding large ribosomal subunit protein uL4-like translates to MACARPLISVYSEKGESSGKNVTLPAMFKAPIWPDIVNFVHTNLRKNNRQPYAVSELAGHQTSAESWGTGRAAARIPRVQGGGTHRSGQGAFGNMCRGGCMFAPTKTWRRWHRRVNTTQKRYAICSALAASALPALVMSKGHRIEEVLELPLEVEDKVEGHAKVATGKRASVTQEWL, encoded by the coding sequence ATGGCGTGTGCTCGTCCGCTCATATCGGTGTACTCCGAGAAGGGGGAGTCGTCCGGCAAAAATGTCACTTTGCCCGCCATGTTCAAGGCTCCCATCTGGCCAGACATCGTGAACTTCGTGCACACCAACCTGCGCAAGAACAACAGGCAGCCCTATGCCGTCAGTGAGCTGGCAGGTCACCAGACCAGTGCTGAGTCGTGGGGTACTGGCAGAGCTGCGGCACGAATTCCCAGAGTGCAAGGTGGTGGGACGCACCGATCCGGCCAGGGTGCCTTTGGGAATATGTGCCGAGGAGGCTGCATGTTCGCACCAACCAAAACCTGGCGCCGTTGGCACCGGAGAGTGAACACGACCCAGAAGCGGTACGCCatctgctctgccctggctgcGTCGGCCTTACCAGCACTGGTCATGTCTAAAGGTCATCGTATTGAGGAAGTGCTGGAACTTCCTCTGGAGGTCGAAGATAAGGTTGAAGgtcatgccaaggtggccactggcaagcgagcgtcagttactcaggaatggctttga